A region of Legionella donaldsonii DNA encodes the following proteins:
- the trmB gene encoding tRNA (guanosine(46)-N7)-methyltransferase TrmB, with protein MHRTIKSFVLRAGRLSNRQEQGLMHYLPAYELVLDEKPFDFQAIFGREAETVVEIGFGMGASLTTMAQQYPERNFVGIEVHRAGVGSLAADLQEYAIENVRIISHDAVEVLKHHLAENSLAGVQIFFPDPWPKKRHHKRRLIQADFVKLLVRCLKPGGFIHCATDWQEYAEHMQAILSVEPALANSEPKGGFSPRPETRPLTKFEQRGNRLGHGVWDLIYLKR; from the coding sequence ATGCATCGTACAATTAAGAGTTTTGTCTTAAGGGCTGGAAGATTAAGTAACAGGCAAGAGCAGGGGTTAATGCATTATTTGCCGGCTTACGAATTAGTTTTAGATGAAAAGCCTTTTGATTTTCAGGCAATTTTTGGCAGGGAAGCGGAGACCGTTGTCGAGATTGGTTTTGGTATGGGAGCGTCGCTAACGACTATGGCACAGCAGTATCCCGAGCGTAATTTCGTTGGTATAGAGGTTCACCGTGCTGGCGTTGGCAGTTTAGCGGCTGATTTACAGGAGTACGCCATTGAAAATGTACGGATTATTTCCCATGATGCGGTGGAAGTATTAAAGCATCATCTTGCTGAAAACTCGTTGGCAGGCGTGCAAATTTTCTTTCCCGATCCCTGGCCTAAGAAGCGTCATCATAAACGACGCTTGATTCAAGCTGATTTTGTAAAATTATTAGTCCGTTGCTTGAAACCGGGTGGATTTATTCATTGCGCAACCGATTGGCAAGAGTATGCGGAGCATATGCAGGCTATTTTATCGGTTGAGCCCGCTTTAGCGAATAGTGAGCCCAAAGGCGGTTTTTCGCCACGGCCGGAAACCAGACCCTTAACCAAATTCGAACAGCGTGGTAACCGTCTTGGACATGGTGTTTGGGATCTTATCTATTTAAAGAGATAG